One window of Cydia strobilella chromosome 10, ilCydStro3.1, whole genome shotgun sequence genomic DNA carries:
- the LOC134744899 gene encoding organic cation transporter protein-like, whose translation MEEKVASDVKVEQAEVKTRVDLDKILVEEIGQFGWFQLRTWALAAFAVMFSGFAATEYVFTTARIGSRCLIPECESTDQTIEFVPSWILNAIPTSGSSFDSCQRFANVSINYLNDVCPASLFDSSNVVNCEQYVYENTDTVVYTFELACRDWQRSFIGTARALGTLACLPITGFVSDRWGRRTALIINAFIRASLGLGRSWTNTYVGFTLLEFLEAALGGGVFSCAYILVMEMVGPRMRVAFGTSMNSFFSVGCVVAGLFAWAFNDWRDLTRALYIPMFIMSFSLWFVPESVRWYMSKGRYQESEAVLKTAARLNGKQLSDKSLEALRESVEEEKRKNEMEAEKKTNEPWLIVQVFRHKQILIRCIVSPVWWITFTIVYYGLSINVVNISGNRYLNYVAVSAVEVPGYWTSMFLLGIIGRKPVLIAAFWVCAACQAAYVFMPDGYYELSLAVYLIGKFSIAMVSAGLYVYTAELYPTRNRHSLLGYSSMVGRIGSILAPLTPALGNSTFDELPFVIFGCFALLSGCLVFITPETLGAKFPDTMEEASDIGKKKDGAK comes from the exons ATGGAAGAGAAAGTAGCTAGTGACGTTAAGGTAGAGCAAGCAGAAGTGAAGACTCGTGTTGATCTGGACAAGATCTTAGTAGAAGAAATCGGTCAATTCGGATGGTTCCAGCTACGAACGTGGGCGTTAGCGGCATTTGCTGTAATGTTTAGTGGATTTGCGGCCACTGAATATGTATTCACAACGGCGAGAATTGGCAGCAG GTGCCTCATCCCTGAGTGTGAATCTACAGACCAAACCATCGAGTTCGTACCATCATGGATCTTAAACGCTATTCCTACGTCTGGCTCCTCATTCGACAGCTGCCAGCGTTTCGCCAATGTTTCAATCAACTACCTTAATGACGTCTGTCCTGCTAGTCTGTTCGACTCTAGCAACGTCGTAAATTGTGAGCAGTACGTCTATGAAAATACTGACACTGTTGTTTACACT TTCGAGCTAGCTTGCCGGGATTGGCAACGCTCCTTCATTGGTACTGCGCGTGCGCTTGGGACACTGGCTTGCCTACCTATTACTG GATTCGTATCCGACCGATGGGGGCGGCGTACAGCACTTATTATCAACGCATTCATCCGAGCATCCTTGGGTCTAGGCCGTTCCTGGACTAACACATATGTGGGCTTTACTCTTCTGGAGTTTCTTGAGGCCGCCTTAGGTGGTGGCGTATTTAGCTGTGCCTATATTTTAG TGATGGAGATGGTTGGACCTCGTATGCGTGTCGCATTCGGAACATCAATGAACTCGTTTTTCTCGGTCGGCTGCGTCGTCGCCGGACTATTTGCCTGGGCTTTTAACGACTGGCGCGACTTAACCCGCGCTTTATATATCCCAATGTTCATCATGAGCTTCTCACTCTGGTTCGTCCCTGAATCAGTCCGCTGGTACATGAGCAAGGGACGTTACCAAGAATCTGAAGCTGTTCTCAAAACAGCAGCAAGACTTAATGGAAAACAACTGTCAGACAAGTCGTTGGAAGCTTTGAGGGAATCAGTGGAGGAAGAGAAGAGGAAGAATGAGATGGAAGCGGAGAAGAAAACGAACGAGCCGTGGTTAATAGTTCAAGTGTTCAGGCATAAACAGATCTTGATCCGCTGTATAGTGTCGCCTGTCTGGTGGATAACCTTTACTATTGTATACTATGGATTGTCCATAAACGTTGTGAACATATCTGGTAACCGCTATTTGAACTATGTGGCGGTATCGGCCGTGGAGGTTCCTGGCTATTGGACTTCGATGTTTTTGTTGGGCATCATTGGGAGGAAACCTGTGCTCATCGCCGCATTTTGGGTCTGCGCCGCCTGCCAAGCGGCATATGTTTTCATGCCTGACG gttattACGAACTTTCCCTGGCAGTGTACCTCATCGGCAAGTTTTCCATCGCCATGGTGTCCGCAGGGCTGTACGTGTATACAGCGGAGTTGTATCCTACCAGAAACCGTCACAGTCTGCTGGGTTACTCCTCTATGGTCGGAAGAATCGGGTCTATTCTAGCCCCTCTTACTCCAGCCTTG GGCAACTCCACATTCGACGAGCTACCGTTCGTGATATTTGGTTGCTTCGCGCTTCTCTCCGGCTGCTTAGTATTCATCACACCAGAGACCCTTGGAGCCAAGTTCCCTGACACCATGGAGGAAGCTTCGGACATTGGCAAGAAGAAAGATGgtgctaaataa
- the LOC134745044 gene encoding organic cation transporter protein-like, with product MEEKDNQARDVKVEQAEVKARVDLDKILVEEIGQFGCFQLRTWALAAFAVIFSGFAATEYVFTTARINTRCLIPECESTDQTIEFAPSWILNAIPPSGSSFDTCQRFANISAIYFNDICPASLFDSSNVVNCEEYVYENTDTVVYTFGLACRDWQRSFIGTARALGTLACFPITGFVSDRWGRRTALIINTFIGASFGLSRSWTNTYVGFTLLQFLETALGGGIFSCAYILMMEMVGPRMRVPFGTSMNSFFSVGCVIAGLLAWAFNDWRDLTRALYIPMFVMSFSLWFVPESVRWYMSKGRYQESETVLKTAARINGKQLSDQSLAALRESVEEEKRKNELEAEKKTNEPWLIVQVFRHKEILIRCIISPVWWITFTIVYYGLSINVVNISGNRYLNYVAVSAVDVPGFWTSMFLLSIVGRKPVLIVSFWVCAACQAAYVFMPDGYYEASLAVYLIGKFSIAMVSAGLYVYTAELYPTRNRHSLLGYSSMVGRIGSILAPLTPAMGNSTFEELPFVIFGCFALLSGCLVFITPETLGAKFPDTMEEASDIGKKKNDAK from the exons ATGGAAGAGAAAGATAATCAGGCTAGAGACGTTAAGGTAGAGCAAGCAGAAGTGAAGGCTCGTGTTGATCTGGACAAGATCTTAGTAGAAGAAATCGGACAATTCGGATGCTTCCAGCTAAGGACGTGGGCGTTGGCAGCATTTGCTGTAATATTTAGTGGATTTGCGGCCACTGAATATGTGTTTACAACAGCGAGAATTAATACCAG GTGCCTCATTCCTGAGTGTGAATCTACAGACCAAACCATCGAGTTCGCACCATCATGGATCTTAAACGCTATTCCTCCATCTGGCTCCTCATTCGACACCTGCCAGCGCTTTGCCAACATTTCTGCCATATACTTCAATGACATTTGCCCTGCTAGCCTCTTCGACTCTAGCAACGTCGTAAATTGTGAGGAATACGTCTATGAGAATACTGACACTGTTGTCTATACT TTCGGGCTAGCATGTCGGGATTGGCAGCGCTCCTTCATTGGTACTGCGAGAGCGCTTGGGACACTAGCGTGCTTCCCTATTACAG GATTCGTATCGGACCGATGGGGGCGGCGTACAGCGCTGATCATCAATACTTTCATCGGTGCTTCCTTTGGCCTGAGTCGTTCCTGGACCAACACATATGTGGGCTTCACTCTTCTGCAGTTCCTTGAAACCGCTTTAGGTGGAGGCATCTTTAGCTGTGCTTATATTTTAA TGATGGAGATGGTTGGACCGCGGATGCGTGTCCCGTTTGGAACATCAATGAACTCCTTCTTCTCAGTCGGCTGCGTCATCGCTGGACTATTAGCTTGGGCTTTTAACGACTGGCGGGACTTAACACGCGCTTTATATATCCCCATGTTCGTCATGAGCTTCTCACTCTGGTTCGTTCCAGAATCAGTCCGCTGGTACATGAGCAAGGGACGTTACCAAGAATCTGAAACTGTTCTTAAAACAGCAGCAAGAATTAATGGAAAACAACTGTCAGATCAGTCGTTGGCAGCTTTGAGGGAATCAGTGGAAGAAGAGAAGAGGAAGAATGAGTTGGAAGCAGAGAAGAAAACGAACGAGCCATGGTTAATAGTTCAAGTTTTCAGGCATAAAGAGATCTTGATCCGGTGTATAATATCTCCTGTCTGGTGGATAACCTTTACTATTGTATACTATGGATTGTCTATAAACGTTGTGAATATATCTGGAAACCGTTATTTGAACTATGTGGCAGTATCGGCAGTGGATGTTCCTGGCTTTTGGACGTCGATGTTTTTGTTGAGCATCGTTGGGAGGAAGCCGGTGCTTATCGTCTCATTTTGGGTCTGCGCCGCATGCCAAGCGGCTTATGTCTTCATGCCCGATG gttACTATGAAGCTTCTCTAGCGGTGTACCTCATCGGAAAGTTCTCCATCGCCATGGTGTCTGCAGGGCTGTACGTGTATACGGCGGAGTTGTATCCTACCAGAAACCGCCACAGTCTGCTAGGTTACTCCTCTATGGTTGGAAGAATAGGGTCTATTCTAGCCCCCCTCACTCCAGCTATG GGCAACTCCACATTTGAGGAGCTACCGTTTGTCATATTCGGTTGCTTTGCGCTTCTCTCCGGGTGCTTAGTATTCATCACACCAGAGACCCTTGGTGCCAAATTCCCTGACAC